One Methanolinea sp. DNA window includes the following coding sequences:
- a CDS encoding glycosyltransferase: MVKVSVVIPSYNNARFLPECIESALNQTFSDIELIIVDDGSCDNSMDIIRKYASKDPRIRVIIHDKNYGVSKTTNDGILASLGEFITLLASDDVMLPTRIEELYNEILKNPDYGLVHSDIYVIDEKGVIQGKIIGKEKYSKGWICGEVLWRRGCHIGYPLFRKSVLFEVGLYDESLRGGEDYDLYTRITQNYPIGYVQKPLILYRRHSSNASRNLRLMVNDYKHYLDKTFKNDSCNIYWKIKPFAYSHYYVDLLYCIFMEGKKHYILKLIKKIFHFIIRNPTTIINNIIPFFTILFLRIEKIVKKKITKIVFRQYIQVGW, encoded by the coding sequence ATGGTCAAAGTCAGTGTTGTGATCCCATCTTATAATAATGCACGATTCTTACCAGAATGTATAGAGAGCGCTTTGAATCAAACTTTTTCAGATATAGAGCTTATTATTGTTGATGATGGTTCATGCGATAATTCAATGGATATAATCAGGAAATATGCCTCAAAAGACCCGAGGATTCGTGTTATTATTCACGATAAAAATTATGGAGTTTCTAAAACGACAAATGATGGTATTCTTGCCTCTCTAGGGGAGTTTATCACATTACTTGCATCTGATGATGTTATGTTACCAACGCGCATAGAGGAATTATACAATGAGATTTTAAAGAATCCGGATTATGGACTAGTTCACTCTGATATTTATGTAATTGATGAAAAAGGAGTGATACAGGGGAAAATAATCGGAAAGGAAAAGTATTCAAAAGGGTGGATATGTGGTGAAGTATTATGGCGCAGGGGATGTCATATTGGATATCCTTTGTTTAGAAAAAGCGTATTATTTGAAGTTGGACTTTACGATGAGTCACTACGTGGAGGAGAAGATTACGACCTTTATACGAGAATAACACAAAACTATCCCATTGGATATGTTCAGAAACCACTTATTTTGTATCGAAGACATAGTTCAAATGCCTCCCGGAATTTGAGATTAATGGTAAATGATTACAAGCATTATCTTGATAAAACTTTTAAAAATGATTCTTGTAATATCTATTGGAAAATAAAGCCTTTTGCATATTCTCATTATTATGTCGATCTTCTTTATTGCATTTTCATGGAGGGCAAGAAGCACTATATACTAAAGCTAATAAAGAAAATTTTCCATTTTATTATTCGAAATCCCACTACTATTATTAATAATATAATCCCATTTTTTACTATTCTTTTTTTGCGTATTGAAAAAATTGTCAAGAAAAAAATAACAAAAATCGTTTTTAGGCAATATATACAAGTAGGATGGTAA
- a CDS encoding transposase gives MEGIFEFGIVPVIFTKKNFSLSKLLRKLNFPLWIFGRSDTKEHVQRYTSLARRLVMYLRDEIHLVEKRSLIEDVFKTAKNAFGLKRIHKYKTRSVKKTVFLNVLLLGIVISLGFGDKIQLQRLAEW, from the coding sequence GTGGAGGGAATCTTCGAGTTCGGCATCGTCCCGGTGATTTTTACAAAGAAGAACTTTTCATTGTCCAAACTGCTCAGGAAACTCAATTTTCCCCTCTGGATTTTCGGGAGGTCTGATACGAAAGAGCACGTCCAGAGATACACTTCCCTTGCGCGCCGGTTGGTGATGTACCTCCGCGATGAGATCCACCTTGTGGAGAAGAGATCCCTCATCGAGGATGTCTTCAAAACGGCGAAAAATGCATTCGGATTGAAGAGGATTCACAAGTATAAGACGCGATCTGTGAAAAAGACGGTCTTCCTGAATGTACTTTTACTCGGAATCGTTATTTCTCTCGGATTTGGCGATAAGATTCAATTACAACGGTTGGCTGAGTGGTGA
- a CDS encoding transposase, which produces MDRKDPKWFLLERVLELVTSRPAQQVFARNEIEPIPATLDAIAIVLTAMFFSCDCSFVIQELVNRRRLRKFLDIRTVPTVDSVYKTLSRFDETQFISLVNGILNSCCTRKRRWRKNTFIVDATAITLDLNWFRKKYTKKQLENRDYAWGYCPTHGHYIGYKLTLALDAHSLRPVCFLLHPGSPHDSTIFREIVSELKRRRIVRIGDTIVFDKGTTRTITTWRESSSSASSR; this is translated from the coding sequence GTGGATCGCAAGGACCCAAAATGGTTTCTCCTCGAACGAGTCCTGGAACTCGTCACCAGTCGTCCCGCCCAACAGGTATTTGCGAGAAACGAGATTGAGCCCATTCCCGCAACTTTAGATGCAATCGCGATCGTTCTCACCGCGATGTTCTTCTCTTGTGATTGTTCCTTTGTCATCCAGGAATTGGTAAATCGCAGGAGACTCCGTAAATTCCTGGACATTCGCACGGTTCCCACAGTCGATTCAGTCTATAAAACGCTGAGCAGGTTCGATGAAACCCAGTTCATCTCCCTCGTGAACGGGATCCTCAATTCCTGCTGCACGAGGAAGAGGAGATGGAGGAAGAACACGTTTATCGTGGATGCAACCGCGATTACCCTCGATTTGAACTGGTTCAGGAAAAAGTATACGAAGAAACAGCTGGAGAACAGGGACTACGCGTGGGGGTATTGTCCTACCCACGGCCACTATATCGGCTACAAACTCACTCTCGCACTCGACGCGCATTCCCTGCGGCCGGTCTGTTTCCTTCTCCATCCGGGATCTCCCCACGACTCAACCATTTTCCGCGAGATTGTGAGTGAATTGAAAAGGCGCAGAATCGTCCGGATCGGTGATACAATCGTCTTTGACAAGGGTACTACGCGTACGATAACTACGTGGAGGGAATCTTCGAGTTCGGCATCGTCCCGGTGA
- the ilvC gene encoding ketol-acid reductoisomerase encodes MMEKYYDSDADLGVLAGKKIAVIGYGSQGRGQALNLRDSGLDVVVGLRPGRSWQAATADGFSVYPVADAVKMAEIVQVLVPDEHQAALYREEIRPHLSEGKCLMFSHGFNIHYGQIVPPPDIDVIMVAPKGPGRMVRKMYEEGKGVPALIAVHQNYTGRAKQIALAYAKGIGATRAVVLETTFREETETDLFGEQAVLCGGITSLIKAGFETLVDAGYAPEMAYLEVLHETKLIVDLIYEGGFTKMRNSISNTAQYGDLTRGPRVIGPETYLAMQEILREIQTGEFAKEWILENMVNRPVFNALTKADEEHLIEKVGKEVRAMMPQFRDAEKT; translated from the coding sequence ATGATGGAAAAATATTACGATTCTGACGCCGACCTCGGCGTCCTCGCGGGGAAGAAGATCGCCGTCATCGGCTATGGGTCGCAGGGGAGGGGACAGGCGCTCAACCTGAGGGACAGCGGGCTCGACGTCGTGGTGGGCCTTCGGCCGGGCCGCTCGTGGCAGGCCGCGACTGCCGATGGATTCTCCGTGTACCCCGTCGCCGACGCGGTGAAGATGGCCGAGATCGTCCAAGTCCTCGTCCCCGACGAGCACCAGGCGGCGCTCTACCGGGAGGAGATCCGTCCCCACCTCTCCGAGGGCAAGTGCCTGATGTTCTCGCACGGGTTCAACATCCACTACGGCCAGATAGTCCCGCCGCCCGACATCGACGTGATCATGGTCGCGCCGAAGGGGCCGGGGCGGATGGTCAGGAAGATGTACGAGGAGGGGAAGGGAGTCCCCGCGCTGATTGCGGTCCACCAGAACTACACGGGCCGGGCGAAGCAGATCGCGCTCGCGTACGCGAAGGGGATCGGTGCGACGCGGGCGGTCGTGCTCGAGACCACGTTCCGCGAGGAGACCGAGACCGACCTCTTCGGGGAGCAGGCGGTCCTCTGCGGCGGGATCACGTCCCTCATCAAGGCGGGGTTCGAGACCCTCGTCGACGCGGGATACGCGCCCGAGATGGCGTACCTCGAGGTCCTCCACGAGACGAAACTCATCGTCGACCTCATCTACGAGGGCGGGTTCACGAAGATGCGCAATTCAATCAGCAACACGGCACAGTACGGCGACCTCACGAGGGGGCCGAGGGTGATTGGGCCCGAGACCTACCTCGCCATGCAGGAGATCCTCAGGGAGATCCAGACGGGAGAGTTCGCGAAGGAGTGGATCCTCGAGAACATGGTGAACCGGCCGGTCTTCAACGCCCTCACGAAGGCCGACGAGGAGCACCTGATAGAGAAGGTCGGAAAGGAAGTGAGGGCGATGATGCCGCAGTTCCGGGACGCCGAAAAAACCTGA
- the mptA gene encoding GTP cyclohydrolase MptA, translating into MGTMKRSGRELPDIQSTPPDVRINLTRVGVKNVKKLVEVSRPEKRPVIFISNFDVFVDLPGSLKGANLSRNFEVIDEVLQQAIDGEVNEIENLCSVVARKLLDRHEYADRTEVLMNSQFMVKRETPISRTHCHEVVTVHARAIARRTFREPIVRKSIGAEVTGMTACPCAQDIMKERAISVLQGLGIPDDKIDLFLKEVPMATHNQRGRGFLCIEIDDDQHVKLEKIIAILKESMSASIYELLKRSDESYVVLNAHKNPRFVEDCVREIAKRVIHEFHYLPGDSLVTIKQTNEESIHQHDAYAERKATMAELFVELNGDSQGI; encoded by the coding sequence ATGGGCACAATGAAGAGATCCGGTCGTGAACTCCCCGATATCCAGTCGACGCCACCCGACGTGCGGATCAACCTCACGAGGGTGGGCGTGAAGAACGTGAAAAAGCTCGTCGAGGTCTCGCGGCCGGAGAAGAGGCCGGTCATCTTCATCTCCAACTTCGATGTCTTCGTCGACCTTCCCGGGAGCCTCAAGGGCGCGAACCTCTCGCGGAACTTCGAGGTGATAGACGAGGTACTCCAGCAGGCAATCGACGGCGAGGTAAATGAGATCGAGAACCTCTGCAGCGTCGTTGCCCGCAAGCTCCTCGACCGCCACGAGTACGCGGACAGGACGGAAGTCCTGATGAACAGCCAGTTCATGGTCAAGAGGGAGACCCCTATCTCGCGGACACACTGCCACGAGGTCGTCACGGTCCACGCACGTGCCATCGCCCGCCGGACGTTCCGCGAGCCCATCGTCCGCAAGAGCATCGGGGCCGAGGTGACCGGGATGACCGCATGCCCCTGCGCCCAGGATATCATGAAGGAGAGGGCGATATCTGTCCTCCAGGGACTCGGGATCCCGGACGACAAGATAGACCTCTTCCTCAAGGAGGTCCCGATGGCGACCCACAACCAGAGGGGCAGGGGATTCCTCTGCATCGAGATCGACGACGACCAGCACGTGAAGCTCGAGAAGATCATCGCGATCCTCAAGGAGTCCATGAGTGCCTCGATCTACGAGCTCCTCAAGCGGAGCGACGAGAGCTACGTCGTCCTCAATGCGCATAAGAACCCGCGGTTCGTGGAGGACTGCGTGAGGGAGATCGCAAAGAGGGTCATCCACGAGTTCCACTACCTCCCCGGCGACTCGCTCGTCACCATCAAGCAGACGAACGAGGAGAGCATCCACCAGCACGACGCGTACGCGGAGCGCAAGGCGACGATGGCAGAACTCTTCGTCGAGCTGAACGGGGACTCCCAGGGAATCTAG